A genomic window from Henningerozyma blattae CBS 6284 chromosome 3, complete genome includes:
- the CQD2 gene encoding Cqd2p (similar to Saccharomyces cerevisiae YLR253W; ancestral locus Anc_1.383), translating into MILLFRGQTLRSTIFKHPLQRQIFANTPKRLKSYKIQTNIEQVKNLTDHHNSTGKRFFTKRRILIGSIIGIGVFYYETNENVHSLLKHIYLLSKRVGIVANATIRCFYYYKQVLNIKFETNEERLKALSECHLRCANITLRALEKNGGIFIKLGQHVSAMTYVLPPEWTQTMIPLQDRCPESTVEEIDSMFAQDLKLHIDEIFEKFNSKPIGVASLAQVHTAVLKETGEKVAIKCQHPSLKEFIPIDIMLTQTVFNLLDIVFPEYPLTFIGDELQTSIYVETDFIKEAKNAVLTEENFKNYKKQTALRIPKVIAAYKRILIMEYITGNKLDDLKFLEENNISRSEVSSCLSHIFNRMIFTPNIGVHCDPHGGNLAIRLKPQNDLNNPHNFEIILFDHGLYRYPSTELRRDYAKFWLSLFDHDIEKMKFYAKRFANISDEQFPLFAAAVTGRSIDTVLNRDINSVRSQAEIDEMTEGILTGQHLSNLMSILSTIPRIVLLILKTNDLTRYLDESLHNPLGPERTFLIMSQYCAKLIFDESIEENDELNQIGSIKWIFQYVKNWIKYEIRINKLFIYDTILWIHQHFNRLSI; encoded by the coding sequence atgatattactATTTAGGGGTCAAACATTAAGATCtacaatatttaaacatCCATTACAGCGACAAATATTCGCCAATACACCAAAAAGACTAAAATCATACAAAATACAAACTAATATAGAACAAGTGAAGAATTTAACCGATCATCATAACTCTACAggaaaaagattttttactaaaagaagaattttaaTAGGCTCTATAATCGGAATTGGtgtattttattatgaaactaatgaaaatgttcATTCCCTATTGAAGCATATATACTTATTGTCCAAGAGAGTAGGAATTGTGGCAAATGCCACAATTCGTTGTTTTTACTACTATAAGCAAGtactaaatataaaatttgaaaccAATGAAGAAAGACTTAAAGCTCTTAGTGAGTGCCATTTAAGATGCGCAAACATCACTTTGCGTGCTCTAGAGAAAAATGGtggtatttttattaaattggGACAACATGTTAGTGCGATGACTTATGTATTGCCTCCTGAGTGGACACAGACCATGATACCTCTGCAAGATAGATGTCCTGAGTCCACTGTTGAAGAAATCGACTCAATGTTTGCGcaagatttaaaattacatatagatgaaatttttgaaaaatttaacagCAAACCAATTGGTGTTGCTTCATTGGCACAAGTTCATACTGCAGTGTTAAAAGAAACGGGTGAAAAAGTTGCCATTAAATGCCAACACCCTTCTCTGAAAGAATTTATACCAATTGATATCATGCTAACACAGACTGTTTTTAATCTATTAGATATCGTATTTCCAGAATATCCTTTGACTTTTATTGGTGATGAATTACAAACCTCAATATACGTTGAAACTGATTTCATTAAAGAAGCTAAAAATGCAGTTCTTACagaagaaaatttcaaaaactaTAAAAAGCAAACGGCATTGCGTATACCAAAAGTCATTGCTGCATACAAAAGAATCTTAATTATGGAATACATAACAGGGAATAAATTAGATGacttaaaatttttagaagaaaataatatttctagaAGTGAAGTATCATCATGTTTATCACAcattttcaatagaatGATTTTTACGCCAAATATTGGTGTCCACTGTGATCCACATGGTGGAAATCTTGCCATAAGATTGAAACCTCAAAATGACTTAAATAACCCacataattttgaaattatccTGTTTGATCATGGACTTTATAGATATCCATCAACGGAGTTAAGAAGAGATTATGCAAAATTTTGGCTGTCATTATTTGATCATGATATtgagaaaatgaaattttatgCCAAAAGGTTTGCCAATATATCAGATGAACAATTCCCATTGTTTGCTGCTGCTGTTACGGGTAGAAGTATTGATACAGTTTTGAATCGTGATATTAACTCTGTAAGAAGCCAAGCAGAAATTGATGAGATGACTGAAGGGATATTAACAGGCCAACATTTATCTAACTTAATGAGCATTTTATCAACAATACCACgaattgtattattaattttaaaaacaaatgatTTGACCCGTTATTTAGATGAGTCACTGCATAATCCATTAGGACCAGAAAGAACCTTTCTTATAATGTCACAATACTGTGCtaaattgatatttgatgaatctattgaagaaaatgatgagTTAAATCAAATTGGTAGCATAAAGTGGATATTCCAATACGTTAAGAATTGgataaaatatgaaattagaattaataagTTATTCATATATGATACGATTCTATGGATTCATCAACACTTCAATAGGCTATCTATCTAA
- the TBLA0C01140 gene encoding uncharacterized protein: MSVKSLTSSIYPAAYFDFVEHELNELGISYFIDEEGIYHKFLSTDPNNSSIRKDAETNNSESWEAQQSEKESKQVSLIPVSILLIEFAIVTFLTGALLGAKTTPLKSSPYEVLDSILYTGLGIMGVNVIILLCCCPYYLHPKRKLKKTPVMFLHEKENCKYCNDSNPWGLAKSCLIFGTSSVIVVLILISFYFVNESIGKHKGSKWEEYINEGLTVYSGLGTFTILGYIYMFSQVLITHVNYYKDQQIREIPNILEC; encoded by the coding sequence ATGTCAGTTAAAAGTTTGACCAGTAGTATATATCCAGCAGCTTACTTCGATTTTGTAGAGCATGAATTAAATGAGCTGGGTATAagttattttattgatgAGGAAGGTATCTATCATAAATTTCTATCAACAGACCCAAATAATAGTAGCATAAGAAAAGATGCAGAAACCAATAACTCTGAATCTTGGGAAGCACAACAATCGGAAAAGGAAAGTAAACAAGTATCATTAATACCAGTCAGCATTTTACTAATTGAATTTGCTATAGTAACGTTCCTCACAGGTGCTCTCTTGGGAGCTAAAACTACACCATTAAAGTCATCTCCATATGAAGTCTTAGACTCGATATTATACACAGGATTAGGTATTATGGGGGTAAATGTTATAATTTTGCTATGCTGCTGTCCATACTATCTTCACCCAAAACgtaaattaaagaaaaccCCAGTTATGTTTCTTcatgaaaaagaaaattgcAAATACTGTAACGATTCCAATCCATGGGGGTTAGCAAAGTCATGCCTAATATTTGGCACTTCATCTGTTATTGTTGTCttaattttgatatctTTCTACTTCGTTAATGAATCAATAGGAAAGCATAAAGGATCAAAATGGGAAGAATATATCAATGAAGGTTTAACCGTATATTCAGGGCTAGGCACCTTTACTATTTTAGGATATATTTACATGTTTTCACAGGTACTTATTACGCATGTGAACTATTACAAAGACCAACAAATTAGGGAAATAccaaatatattagaatgTTAG
- the DPH5 gene encoding diphthine synthase (similar to Saccharomyces cerevisiae DPH5 (YLR172C); ancestral locus Anc_1.387) yields the protein MLYLVGLGLSYKSDITVRGLEAVRNCSRIYLEHYTSILMAASLEELEEYYGKPVILADRELVESGSEEILHDARTQDVAFLVVGDVFGATTHTDLVLRAKRESIPVEVIHNASVMNAVGSCGLQLYNFGQTVSMVFFTESWKPDSWYDKIWENRKIGLHTLVLLDIKVKEQSIENMARGRLIYEPPRYMSISQCCEQLLEIEDARGTIAYTPNTPAVAISRLGSSTQTFKAGTIEELSRYDAGEPLHSLIILGRQCHELELEYLLEFTDDKEGFKKAVIEDQEFFKPAPWVPPVEDED from the coding sequence ATGTTGTATTTAGTTGGTTTAGGTTTATCATATAAAAGTGATATTACCGTTCGTGGTTTAGAGGCTGTACGTAATTGTTCTCGTATTTACCTTGAACACTATACCAGTATTTTAATGGCTGCTTCTTTAGAAGAGCTGGAAGAATATTATGGTAAGCCAGTGATTCTAGCAGACAGAGAACTAGTCGAAAGTGGTTCTGAAGAAATTCTACATGATGCCCGTACTCAGGATGTTGCGTTCCTTGTTGTAGGTGATGTTTTTGGTGCTACTACCCATACAGACTTAGTATTAAGAGCTAAACGTGAAAGTATTCCAGTTGAGGTTATTCATAATGCTTCAGTTATGAATGCAGTTGGCTCTTGTGGTttacaattatataattttggcCAAACAGTATCAATGGTTTTTTTCACAGAAAGTTGGAAGCCAGACTCTTGGTATGATAAAATCTGggaaaatagaaaaattggTTTGCATACATTAGTTTTGTTAGACATTAAGGTCAAGGAGCAGAGTATTGAAAATATGGCACGTGGTAGATTAATTTATGAACCTCCTCGTTATATGAGTATTTCTCAATGTTGTGAACAACTACTGGAAATCGAAGATGCTAGAGGTACCATAGCTTATACCCCGAATACTCCAGCTGTAGCAATTAGTAGACTGGGTTCCAGCACACAAACATTTAAAGCAGGTACAATCGAAGAATTATCCAGATATGATGCAGGTGAACCACTGCATTCTTTAATTATCTTAGGTAGACAGTGCCAcgaattagaattagaatacCTATTAGAATTTACAGATGACAAGGAAGGTTTCAAGAAAGCTGTAATTGAAgatcaagaattttttaaaccAGCTCCATGGGTTCCACCCGTCGAAGATGAAGATTGA